Proteins encoded within one genomic window of Trichocoleus sp. FACHB-46:
- a CDS encoding GH1 family beta-glucosidase: protein MASYSFPDDFTWGVATASYQIEGAVAEDGRKPSVWDTFSETSGRVLNGDTGESACEHYHRYKEDIALMAQLGIKHYRFSIAWPRIVPTGIGPVNEAGIDFYKRLVDCLQEHGITPHATLFHWDSPQALEDRYGSWRSREMAQAYADYVSAVVSRLGDRITHWMTINEISCFTHMGYAANQIPVHAPGTTVKTLKEVWQTSHHAVLAHGLGCQAIRAASPGPCSVALVDNFTTTVPLIESSEHIAAAQKAFGSLMSNGGIIFPVLTGAYNPDLLEKLGADAPDIQDGDLENIHQPLDAIGLNIYFGSYVQASDNQQGYEVLDFPVGYPRMHMPWLHIVPESIYWSIRHISETLGRPDLPVFITENGCAAQDELRPDGTVIDSDRIMYLRQHLKSAQRAISEGYPLKGYFLWTFMDNFEWAWGYDRRFGIIYTDYPTQARIPKVSYHWYSECIRQNRVV, encoded by the coding sequence ATGGCCAGCTACTCATTCCCAGATGATTTTACTTGGGGCGTAGCCACTGCCTCTTACCAAATTGAAGGGGCAGTCGCAGAAGATGGCCGAAAACCTAGTGTTTGGGATACCTTCAGTGAGACTTCGGGACGTGTGCTAAACGGAGATACAGGCGAAAGTGCCTGTGAGCATTACCATCGTTACAAAGAAGATATTGCCTTAATGGCCCAATTGGGAATTAAGCATTACCGCTTCAGCATCGCTTGGCCTCGGATTGTGCCGACTGGTATAGGTCCAGTGAACGAAGCAGGCATCGATTTTTACAAGCGTTTAGTTGATTGTCTCCAGGAACATGGCATCACACCTCACGCCACCCTGTTTCATTGGGATAGCCCCCAAGCTTTAGAAGACCGCTATGGCTCTTGGCGGAGCCGAGAAATGGCTCAAGCTTATGCTGACTATGTGAGCGCGGTGGTCAGTCGCTTGGGCGATCGCATTACCCACTGGATGACGATCAACGAGATTTCTTGCTTTACCCATATGGGCTACGCAGCCAATCAAATTCCCGTCCATGCGCCAGGAACGACCGTCAAAACGCTAAAAGAAGTTTGGCAAACCTCTCACCATGCTGTTTTGGCTCACGGATTAGGTTGCCAAGCGATTCGCGCAGCTTCTCCTGGTCCTTGTTCCGTAGCTTTGGTGGACAACTTCACAACCACCGTTCCCTTAATCGAGTCGTCAGAGCACATTGCTGCTGCCCAAAAAGCCTTTGGCTCTCTCATGTCCAACGGTGGAATTATTTTTCCAGTTTTAACTGGAGCATACAACCCAGATTTATTGGAAAAACTCGGTGCTGATGCTCCAGATATTCAAGATGGCGATCTAGAAAATATTCATCAACCTTTAGATGCGATCGGCCTCAATATCTACTTCGGTAGCTACGTCCAAGCGTCTGACAATCAACAAGGGTATGAAGTTCTCGACTTCCCTGTTGGTTATCCTCGGATGCACATGCCATGGCTACATATCGTACCGGAAAGTATTTATTGGAGCATTCGCCACATCAGCGAAACTCTAGGCAGACCTGACTTGCCCGTTTTTATTACCGAGAATGGGTGTGCCGCTCAAGACGAATTGCGACCCGATGGCACTGTGATCGATAGCGATCGCATTATGTATTTGCGTCAGCACCTCAAGTCGGCTCAGAGAGCGATTAGTGAAGGTTACCCACTTAAAGGTTATTTTCTCTGGACGTTTATGGATAACTTTGAGTGGGCTTGGGGGTACGATCGCCGCTTCGGGATTATTTACACCGACTACCCCACCCAAGCCCGGATTCCTAAGGTTAGCTACCATTGGTATAGCGAGTGTATTCGGCAAAATCGCGTTGTGTAG
- a CDS encoding alpha/beta fold hydrolase, protein MLQFQPPGFRQGVVQTSLGSIAYYTQSHSPESWVPANSDELPPLVFLHSFGGGASAYEWSKVYAAFATTHRIIAPDLIGWGQSAHPVRDYQVADYLTTLGEFLQQVSEQPVCVVAASLTGAIAIRLAIQQPNLLRSLFLVCPAGFDDFGQSAGRRLPLQLIRTPLLDSLIYTVGATNEVAVRNFLERFLFARPERVSTEMVAAYLASAQQPNAEYAALAFLRGDLYFDLAQYLGQLTVPTCMVWGEQAQFTSVSLGQRLAQLNPKAVQAFQVIPDAGVLPQLEQPAIVIGLLYRYLQSL, encoded by the coding sequence ATGCTCCAGTTTCAACCTCCGGGTTTTCGGCAAGGTGTAGTTCAAACCTCTTTAGGTTCGATCGCCTACTACACTCAATCCCACAGCCCAGAATCTTGGGTTCCAGCCAATAGCGATGAGTTACCACCACTCGTTTTTTTACACAGCTTTGGAGGTGGAGCTTCCGCTTATGAGTGGTCCAAGGTTTATGCCGCTTTTGCTACTACTCACCGAATTATTGCGCCAGATTTAATAGGTTGGGGACAATCCGCCCATCCGGTGCGAGATTACCAAGTGGCTGATTATTTAACAACTTTAGGGGAGTTTCTGCAACAGGTATCTGAGCAACCTGTCTGTGTGGTGGCTGCTTCCCTTACAGGGGCGATCGCGATTCGCTTAGCCATTCAACAGCCCAATCTCTTGCGATCGCTCTTTCTAGTATGTCCCGCTGGATTTGATGACTTTGGGCAAAGCGCAGGCCGTCGCCTCCCGCTGCAATTAATCCGCACGCCCCTACTGGATAGCCTCATTTACACGGTAGGAGCGACAAATGAAGTGGCAGTACGGAACTTTCTGGAGCGATTTCTTTTCGCTCGGCCAGAGCGGGTTTCTACAGAAATGGTGGCTGCTTACTTAGCTTCCGCTCAGCAACCCAATGCTGAATATGCGGCACTGGCTTTTTTACGCGGTGATCTCTATTTCGATTTAGCTCAATATTTAGGCCAGCTCACTGTACCAACTTGTATGGTGTGGGGGGAGCAAGCCCAATTTACAAGTGTTAGTCTAGGGCAGCGTTTGGCTCAACTGAACCCCAAGGCAGTGCAAGCTTTTCAAGTGATTCCAGATGCAGGCGTGTTGCCACAGTTGGAACAACCCGCAATTGTGATTGGGTTGCTATACCGATACCTACAAAGCCTCTAG
- a CDS encoding CIA30 family protein has protein sequence MAPRNSTSWDAGRFLKTLAYFDVIPFFSCLQRLFKGQPQHPINSPTGAKRMGVVLVAGATSALGQQVVQRLLAQGYQVRSLVPDLQRGQAMGTQADLLVANLTQTETLTPEALGNIDAIVYYSAAVPSASTNASYSTASLSTQNLVQAAAPVLSQPGETTFFDFTYPSTSLKELWGAVDDVVMGGVSQSEVHLSDSSALFVGNVSTANSGGFASIRTRNFSSAIALGNYQGIKLRVKGDGNRYKFLLRTEEKWDGVAYSHSFDTVSDQWMDIEIPFSALVPVFRAKTVPNDGPIDPNRICSCQFMLSKFEYDGALNPQFTPGPFQLEIASVKAYGGPTLPQFVLLSVATSLQLQSDSTSLSQDEERVRSSGIPHTIIRLYQSTKLTGDRSQETVNPKDIAELCVQVLAQPEACNRTFEKAVN, from the coding sequence ATGGCCCCTAGAAACTCCACGTCATGGGATGCAGGCCGATTTCTAAAAACGTTGGCCTACTTTGATGTCATTCCATTTTTTAGTTGCTTACAACGACTGTTCAAAGGCCAGCCTCAGCATCCGATCAATTCCCCAACTGGAGCAAAGCGCATGGGTGTGGTTTTAGTGGCAGGCGCAACCAGCGCTCTGGGGCAGCAAGTCGTTCAGCGGTTACTCGCGCAAGGGTATCAAGTGCGATCGCTAGTACCCGATTTGCAGCGAGGGCAAGCAATGGGAACACAGGCAGATTTGCTTGTGGCCAACTTGACTCAAACCGAAACGCTAACTCCGGAGGCTTTGGGCAATATTGACGCGATCGTTTATTACTCTGCCGCGGTGCCATCTGCTAGCACCAATGCTTCCTATTCAACCGCATCCTTGAGCACGCAAAATTTGGTACAAGCTGCTGCTCCTGTCCTAAGCCAGCCTGGAGAAACAACCTTTTTTGATTTCACTTACCCCTCTACAAGTCTAAAAGAGCTTTGGGGCGCGGTTGACGATGTGGTGATGGGCGGAGTGAGCCAAAGCGAGGTGCACCTCAGCGACAGCAGTGCCTTATTTGTAGGCAATGTCTCAACTGCCAACTCCGGTGGATTTGCTTCCATCCGCACTCGTAACTTCTCATCCGCGATCGCCCTAGGCAATTACCAAGGCATCAAGCTACGAGTCAAGGGTGATGGCAACCGCTATAAGTTTCTGCTGCGAACTGAGGAAAAATGGGATGGTGTCGCTTATTCCCATTCCTTTGATACCGTTTCTGATCAATGGATGGATATTGAAATCCCCTTCAGTGCTTTAGTTCCAGTCTTCCGGGCTAAAACTGTACCTAACGATGGCCCGATCGACCCCAACCGCATCTGCTCCTGCCAGTTCATGCTGAGCAAGTTTGAGTATGACGGAGCCTTGAACCCTCAATTTACTCCTGGCCCCTTTCAGCTCGAAATTGCCTCTGTCAAAGCTTACGGCGGACCTACCCTACCTCAGTTTGTCTTGCTTAGCGTCGCCACCTCTCTCCAGCTCCAGAGTGATTCAACGTCCCTTTCACAAGACGAAGAACGGGTGCGATCGAGTGGCATTCCACACACGATTATTCGTCTCTACCAATCAACAAAATTAACAGGTGATCGCTCTCAAGAGACAGTCAATCCAAAAGATATTGCTGAGTTGTGCGTACAGGTTTTAGCACAACCCGAAGCTTGCAATCGTACTTTTGAAAAAGCGGTGAATTGA
- a CDS encoding DUF1824 family protein, whose amino-acid sequence MQPLPELTVEAAHKILQTFTCIEQDATESLPSNALVRQALLFVTNLCDYQMFGICADTLTQGLAALKSYLPALGYNADEVTVDSIEGPTYIKFNSKTGLCYASPYPGSHRGVLVSCQSALSNGINETYGHLPLDLFLEAA is encoded by the coding sequence ATGCAACCCCTGCCAGAGCTGACAGTTGAAGCAGCGCACAAAATCCTTCAAACCTTTACTTGTATCGAGCAAGACGCTACCGAGTCCCTACCCTCAAATGCTCTAGTTCGGCAAGCACTCCTATTCGTGACGAATCTTTGCGACTATCAGATGTTCGGTATTTGTGCTGATACCCTGACTCAGGGTTTAGCCGCTCTCAAGAGTTATTTGCCAGCCTTGGGCTACAACGCAGACGAAGTAACAGTGGACTCGATCGAGGGGCCAACTTACATCAAATTCAACTCTAAAACAGGCTTATGCTATGCCAGCCCTTACCCAGGCTCTCATCGCGGAGTTTTGGTTTCCTGCCAGTCGGCTCTGAGTAATGGCATCAATGAAACCTATGGGCACTTACCCTTAGATTTATTCCTAGAAGCTGCGTGA
- a CDS encoding phycobilisome rod-core linker polypeptide, which produces MNQVQPITVSRHSSQEERRFALTQIYRQVLERQPYAYERQSLAQIEKNFLKDKIGVRRFLKELGHSEVFLQAFYHHASNLKFLDWCFKKFMGRAPMNQEEIQLYCDILMKQGVGQFVTTILDSEEYRKAFGCFTVPYPREQKYYASPKAYLESQLLNHEHFGQRGWGVPTHYWHQLGLNCDGGVCRHPEADEVLAPLSSQDEDGELWDLVKLFESSDPGQVVAALSMEQRRALRKAIL; this is translated from the coding sequence ATGAACCAAGTTCAGCCGATTACAGTCAGCCGCCACTCTTCCCAAGAAGAGCGTCGCTTTGCTTTGACTCAAATTTATCGCCAAGTGCTAGAGCGACAACCCTATGCCTACGAGCGTCAGAGTCTGGCTCAAATTGAGAAAAATTTCTTGAAAGATAAAATTGGAGTGAGACGGTTTCTCAAAGAATTAGGTCATTCAGAAGTTTTTCTGCAAGCTTTTTATCACCACGCTTCTAATCTCAAGTTCTTAGATTGGTGCTTCAAAAAGTTCATGGGCCGCGCTCCCATGAATCAAGAAGAAATCCAACTTTATTGCGATATTTTGATGAAGCAAGGAGTGGGTCAGTTCGTGACCACCATACTTGATTCAGAAGAGTATCGGAAGGCTTTTGGCTGCTTCACTGTGCCTTACCCACGGGAGCAGAAGTATTATGCGTCTCCCAAGGCATATTTAGAATCTCAATTGTTGAATCACGAGCATTTTGGTCAGCGGGGTTGGGGCGTTCCGACTCATTACTGGCATCAGTTAGGGCTTAATTGCGATGGAGGCGTGTGTCGCCATCCTGAAGCTGATGAAGTCTTAGCTCCCCTTAGTTCTCAAGATGAAGATGGAGAACTCTGGGATCTAGTGAAGTTGTTTGAATCTTCTGACCCTGGGCAGGTGGTAGCAGCGCTTTCAATGGAGCAGCGTCGGGCTTTGCGTAAAGCGATACTTTAG
- a CDS encoding DUF2993 domain-containing protein has product MFGGLSGLTTPPGSGTDFGERMLNTVASQSIRHLFTQSESVEVAVRCFPSSKLLQGSIDSFKMSGRGLIIRKDFWVEEMSFETDAVSIDFGSILGGKIRLKQSTQAVAQVTLTEDGINQAFQSELVQKRLQNLTMPELTNLSGGEPVSFREVQLQLLPDNQVKILAKTDLPNCDAVPVSMTATLDVERRRRILFQNSQFEPEAVDESLRAISEILTKAFAQVLNEMVDLDRFNLDGVMMRINRLETQGKKLIFSGYAQIDRFPGNG; this is encoded by the coding sequence ATGTTTGGCGGTCTTTCTGGTTTGACAACTCCTCCCGGCTCAGGCACCGACTTTGGTGAGCGTATGCTCAACACGGTTGCCAGCCAAAGTATTCGTCATCTGTTTACCCAGAGCGAATCAGTGGAGGTTGCTGTCCGTTGCTTCCCTTCCAGCAAACTCCTCCAGGGCAGCATTGACAGCTTCAAGATGAGCGGTCGTGGCCTCATCATCCGTAAGGATTTTTGGGTCGAGGAAATGTCATTTGAAACGGATGCAGTTTCAATTGATTTTGGGTCAATTTTGGGTGGCAAAATCCGTTTAAAGCAGTCAACCCAAGCTGTGGCTCAAGTCACCTTGACCGAAGACGGCATCAACCAAGCGTTTCAGTCTGAGCTGGTACAAAAGCGTCTGCAAAATCTCACGATGCCGGAATTAACCAACCTGTCTGGGGGAGAGCCAGTTTCATTTCGGGAAGTGCAGCTACAATTGCTGCCCGATAATCAAGTCAAAATCTTGGCTAAAACTGATTTACCTAACTGTGATGCTGTTCCAGTTAGTATGACTGCGACCCTTGATGTGGAAAGACGACGACGGATTTTGTTTCAAAATTCTCAGTTTGAGCCAGAGGCGGTGGATGAATCCTTACGCGCTATCTCTGAAATTTTGACTAAAGCCTTTGCTCAAGTGCTGAATGAAATGGTTGATCTCGATCGCTTCAACTTAGATGGAGTGATGATGCGGATCAATCGTTTGGAGACTCAAGGTAAAAAGCTGATTTTTAGTGGTTATGCTCAGATCGATCGCTTCCCAGGCAACGGTTAG
- a CDS encoding MotA/TolQ/ExbB proton channel family protein, protein MAFANLFILGGVVMWPLLGFSILAVALILERAAFWFRITQRQDRVVREALSLYKRSPQAAFQRLEQNADLPITRIFLTAMELEQPSPEEFRLALESAAQAELPLLKRFNTIFETIISIAPLLGLLGTILGLIGSFASLRVGDLGGTNATGVTAGISEALISTASGLIVAIFTLLFANTFRGLYQRQIALIQEYGGQLELLYRRRYERDDLPYASS, encoded by the coding sequence ATGGCATTCGCGAACTTATTTATCTTAGGCGGCGTTGTAATGTGGCCATTGTTGGGATTTTCGATCCTGGCAGTGGCTTTGATTTTGGAGCGAGCTGCCTTTTGGTTCCGGATTACCCAACGGCAAGACCGTGTAGTGCGCGAAGCGCTGAGCTTATACAAGCGCAGTCCTCAAGCGGCATTTCAGAGACTAGAGCAGAATGCTGATCTGCCCATCACTCGCATTTTTTTGACTGCGATGGAACTAGAGCAGCCCTCACCAGAGGAATTTCGCTTGGCTTTAGAAAGTGCGGCCCAAGCGGAGCTGCCCTTGCTCAAGCGCTTTAATACCATCTTTGAGACGATCATTAGCATTGCACCCCTCCTAGGCCTGCTGGGGACCATTTTGGGCTTGATTGGCTCTTTTGCCTCGTTGCGGGTCGGAGATTTGGGGGGTACTAATGCCACTGGGGTAACGGCTGGCATTAGTGAAGCCTTGATTTCTACTGCCTCTGGATTAATTGTGGCTATCTTTACGCTGCTATTTGCCAATACGTTCCGAGGGTTATATCAACGGCAAATTGCGCTCATTCAAGAATACGGCGGGCAGTTGGAATTGTTGTATCGCCGCCGCTATGAGCGAGATGACTTGCCCTATGCTTCTTCTTGA
- a CDS encoding ATP-binding protein, protein MNNKCALKQSSCVALGSALLEFLTALPDLHLVLFSSQNPQVTPCQLGLELKTGAELSLLQPPATHPNSYFKFKPEGRSQPQSTWVSGEEGSNGWLACHLDLERLPTHLETRQSPSQTPLVFILGISDRFSILFQAGCSLPLEANRADLEPLYQIELIYDSSEISKFCAHLQPQTSTVAAIAPAFETAIASWVAQSNAPELQSEITLRLLMALEANGAKPQALTPTNHSMSPNSQAVAARPNTKTIYQQPHWLQQEKLLHELLHVSSSSLEPQTILRRSAEVIRTIFNVSRCLIAFYSAKDQRVIWGAIARSPELLTGDRHTHYPAWATVEQLIHKHHHLSTWVSDEFPLLAEHTEIRESGVARAALSSWTQSHPKHADKWVGGFLCIEQWERDRIWQPEEMYLLHMVIHQIEQVLYQALVYQQAEERVQRAALVNRLVAQIRASLDLSHIFETVVMELGQLVVVDCCSIFQYLEDPQDWQVQTEYRLQPEASSTVDATVFAPIHPHSARLRNLQTVQVSDARTLRPWHPEKPPSQVSGAWLMVPIHYHQKLWGCISFRQDHYPRYWHESEVELLTTVADQLAIAIHQATLYQQIQQHNQTLEAQVAQRTAELEYFFDALPDHIFVMHREGMTLSFCNHAFAKSIGYEDRQNIQGQSIFGCLPSNLLNHFAEQNLQVFQSGQTLHTQETIVFPSGMRHLDTFKVPLKKPDGEVYGLLGTSRDITELIETRQALSERTEQLQDALTAACKASQAKSEFLATMSHELRTPLTSVIGMSSALLNRLFGSLTPKQSEYLGIIHNSGTHLLQLINDILDLSKIEAGKASLQISRFSLQEVAEQSVASLSEKAHGQKLVLTTDLVGLQKCDRFVGDQRRVKQILLNLLSNAIKFTPVGGQVWLRLRCDGNIVTIEVEDTGIGIAADKHHLLFEAFQQIDSALNRKHEGTGLGLALTRQLVEMHDGSISFKSQVGVGTVFTVHLQAQLPKGEVSWPPTSKPTEV, encoded by the coding sequence ATGAATAATAAGTGTGCGTTGAAACAGTCTTCCTGTGTGGCCTTGGGCTCCGCATTGCTGGAGTTTTTAACAGCGTTACCGGATCTGCACCTGGTGCTTTTTAGTTCTCAAAATCCTCAAGTAACACCCTGCCAGCTAGGTTTGGAGCTAAAAACTGGCGCTGAACTAAGCTTGCTACAACCTCCTGCAACCCACCCCAATAGCTATTTTAAGTTCAAGCCAGAAGGCAGAAGCCAGCCTCAATCAACCTGGGTCAGTGGAGAGGAAGGCTCCAATGGTTGGCTTGCCTGCCACTTAGACTTAGAGCGCTTACCAACTCACCTCGAAACTCGTCAGTCGCCCTCTCAGACCCCGTTAGTTTTCATCTTGGGTATCAGCGATCGCTTCAGCATTTTGTTTCAAGCAGGCTGTTCTCTACCTTTAGAAGCTAACCGCGCAGACTTAGAGCCTTTGTATCAAATTGAGCTGATTTACGACTCAAGTGAGATCAGCAAGTTTTGTGCCCATTTACAACCCCAGACCTCGACTGTAGCGGCGATCGCACCTGCTTTTGAGACAGCGATCGCTAGCTGGGTAGCCCAGAGCAATGCCCCAGAGTTGCAAAGTGAGATTACATTAAGGCTGCTGATGGCCCTAGAAGCGAATGGTGCAAAGCCTCAAGCACTAACCCCAACTAATCACAGCATGAGTCCAAACTCCCAAGCTGTGGCGGCTCGGCCCAATACCAAAACTATCTATCAACAACCTCATTGGTTGCAGCAGGAAAAACTTCTGCATGAACTGTTGCATGTCAGTAGTAGTTCCTTAGAGCCGCAAACGATTCTGCGCCGCTCTGCTGAAGTAATTCGGACAATTTTTAATGTCAGTCGTTGCCTGATTGCTTTTTATAGCGCTAAAGATCAGCGTGTTATCTGGGGTGCGATCGCGCGATCGCCCGAACTGCTGACTGGGGACCGCCACACCCATTATCCTGCTTGGGCAACCGTAGAGCAGCTCATTCACAAGCATCACCACCTGAGCACTTGGGTATCTGATGAATTTCCTCTGCTAGCGGAGCATACGGAAATTCGCGAGTCTGGAGTTGCCAGAGCAGCGCTCTCCAGTTGGACCCAATCTCACCCGAAGCATGCTGATAAATGGGTAGGAGGGTTTCTTTGCATTGAGCAATGGGAGCGCGATCGCATTTGGCAACCCGAAGAAATGTATTTGCTCCACATGGTGATCCACCAAATTGAGCAAGTGCTCTATCAAGCTTTGGTTTACCAACAAGCCGAAGAACGAGTACAACGAGCGGCTCTGGTCAATCGCCTCGTAGCCCAAATTCGAGCCTCACTAGACCTGTCTCATATTTTTGAAACAGTAGTGATGGAGTTGGGGCAACTGGTGGTAGTTGATTGCTGTAGCATTTTTCAATATCTTGAAGACCCTCAAGACTGGCAAGTGCAAACGGAGTATCGGTTGCAGCCAGAAGCATCCTCCACCGTGGATGCCACGGTTTTTGCCCCCATTCATCCTCACTCCGCTCGCCTACGTAACCTGCAAACGGTACAAGTCAGCGACGCCCGTACCCTCCGACCCTGGCATCCAGAAAAGCCACCGAGTCAGGTTTCCGGAGCTTGGTTAATGGTGCCGATTCATTATCACCAAAAGCTCTGGGGCTGCATTTCGTTCCGCCAGGACCACTACCCACGCTACTGGCATGAGTCAGAAGTGGAACTGCTAACGACCGTGGCGGATCAACTAGCGATCGCCATTCACCAAGCCACCCTTTACCAACAGATTCAGCAACACAACCAAACTTTAGAAGCGCAGGTTGCCCAACGAACCGCAGAGCTAGAATACTTCTTTGATGCTCTACCCGATCACATTTTTGTCATGCATCGAGAGGGCATGACTTTATCGTTTTGCAATCACGCATTTGCCAAGTCCATTGGTTACGAAGACCGCCAAAATATTCAAGGCCAATCAATTTTTGGTTGTCTACCTAGCAACTTGCTCAACCATTTTGCTGAACAAAATTTGCAAGTATTTCAATCGGGTCAGACGTTGCACACGCAAGAAACCATTGTCTTTCCAAGCGGGATGCGTCATCTAGACACCTTCAAAGTGCCGCTCAAAAAACCAGATGGCGAAGTTTATGGCCTACTTGGTACTTCACGGGACATCACCGAGCTGATTGAAACTCGCCAAGCGCTATCGGAGCGAACCGAGCAGCTTCAAGACGCTTTAACTGCTGCTTGTAAAGCCAGTCAAGCTAAGAGCGAATTTTTAGCGACCATGAGCCACGAGCTGCGTACGCCTCTCACTTCAGTCATTGGCATGTCTTCTGCACTGCTGAATCGACTCTTTGGTTCGTTAACTCCTAAGCAAAGTGAGTATCTAGGCATTATTCACAACAGCGGCACTCATTTACTTCAATTAATTAACGATATTTTAGATTTATCCAAGATTGAAGCGGGCAAAGCTTCCCTACAAATCAGTCGATTTTCTCTGCAAGAAGTGGCCGAACAAAGTGTTGCCTCCTTGAGTGAAAAGGCACATGGCCAAAAATTAGTTTTGACGACTGATTTAGTAGGTCTACAAAAATGCGATCGCTTTGTAGGAGATCAGCGCAGAGTTAAACAAATTCTCTTGAATCTGTTATCGAATGCTATTAAGTTCACCCCTGTAGGCGGCCAAGTTTGGTTGCGGCTGCGGTGCGATGGCAATATAGTCACCATCGAGGTAGAAGATACAGGCATTGGCATTGCGGCAGACAAGCATCACTTGCTGTTTGAAGCTTTTCAGCAAATTGACAGCGCCTTAAACCGTAAGCACGAAGGAACTGGGTTAGGACTAGCTTTGACACGCCAGCTCGTTGAAATGCATGACGGCAGTATCAGCTTCAAATCTCAAGTCGGAGTAGGCACCGTTTTCACCGTACATCTGCAAGCCCAGTTACCGAAAGGCGAGGTCAGTTGGCCGCCCACCTCTAAACCTACGGAAGTTTAG
- a CDS encoding HD domain-containing protein — protein sequence MLPNSSRTYHDPLHGAIALDNSDPTEALLIRLIDTPAFQRLRRIRQLGPASLTFHGAEGSRFTHSLGVMAIARRVFDRIAKRYPQVQPHRPIVLCAALLHDIGHGPFSHTSEEIFGNHHEAWTRRILRESAPVRQLLDSFDPSLVDSLEQVYLKKYPVPFVWQLVSSQLDCDRLDYLMRDSYFTGASYGKLDLDRILMALSYDPVSQQLVVARKGMAAIEHYLIVRYFMYAQVYNHPKNIAATWVLEQAFRRACEQFALGGIEADDTVTAWLTQSKLPGEGSSLSGAPVKLLPLAHYLAADDGVLTYHLQRWQHCADPVLVDLCRRFLDRDLLKALDISSLNVNEQEHLMQQVSIRLAQAGFSATHYAGIRVACSRGYTIYQRGIRLQSAAGLQEISELSPLVKTLIQPVKRAWLIYPSEIESSLSNFYPKLNSA from the coding sequence GTGCTGCCTAATTCCAGTCGCACGTATCATGACCCCTTGCATGGGGCGATCGCGTTGGATAACAGTGATCCAACCGAAGCTTTACTGATTCGCCTAATCGATACGCCTGCCTTTCAGCGGTTGCGGCGTATTCGTCAGCTCGGTCCTGCTAGCCTTACCTTTCACGGAGCAGAAGGTTCTCGCTTTACCCATTCTTTGGGCGTGATGGCGATCGCGCGGCGGGTGTTTGATCGCATTGCCAAACGTTACCCCCAGGTGCAGCCGCACCGCCCCATTGTTTTGTGTGCAGCTCTGCTACATGACATTGGGCATGGACCATTTAGCCATACGAGCGAAGAGATTTTTGGTAATCATCATGAAGCTTGGACCAGGCGGATTCTGCGAGAATCTGCGCCCGTTCGTCAACTTTTAGACTCCTTTGATCCTAGCTTGGTGGACAGCTTGGAGCAGGTCTACTTAAAGAAATATCCGGTTCCCTTTGTCTGGCAGTTAGTGTCCAGTCAGCTTGACTGCGATCGCCTCGACTACCTAATGCGGGATAGTTACTTCACAGGCGCTTCCTACGGCAAGCTCGACCTCGATCGGATTTTGATGGCGCTGAGCTACGACCCGGTAAGCCAGCAGTTGGTAGTCGCTCGTAAAGGCATGGCTGCGATCGAGCATTATTTGATCGTGCGCTATTTCATGTACGCCCAGGTTTACAACCATCCCAAAAATATCGCCGCAACTTGGGTATTGGAGCAAGCTTTTAGACGCGCCTGTGAGCAATTTGCTTTAGGTGGTATTGAAGCAGATGATACGGTCACGGCTTGGCTAACTCAATCAAAGCTTCCTGGAGAAGGTAGTTCTCTCTCAGGGGCTCCAGTGAAGCTGTTACCGCTGGCGCATTACCTGGCAGCCGATGATGGTGTGCTGACTTACCACTTGCAGCGTTGGCAGCACTGCGCCGATCCAGTGTTGGTAGATTTGTGTCGCCGTTTTCTCGATCGCGATCTCTTGAAAGCTCTAGATATTTCTAGCTTGAATGTAAATGAGCAAGAACATTTGATGCAGCAAGTATCGATTCGGCTAGCTCAAGCCGGTTTTAGCGCAACTCACTATGCTGGAATTCGTGTTGCCTGTAGCCGTGGTTACACTATCTACCAACGGGGCATTAGGTTACAAAGCGCCGCTGGATTGCAAGAAATTAGTGAATTGTCGCCTCTAGTAAAAACTCTGATCCAACCTGTGAAACGAGCCTGGCTTATCTACCCTTCAGAGATCGAGTCTTCGCTCTCAAACTTTTACCCCAAACTCAATTCAGCTTGA